CTGCAGGACGCTTCCTCCGTGGCCGCGCTGCTGGTGACCACGGAAGCCATGGTCGCCGAACTGCCGAAGGAGCCGGCGCCGCCGATGCCCGGCGGTGGCGGCGGCATGGGTGGAATGGGCGGCATGGGCTTCTGAGGCACCGGGCTCCCGGCATTGCCGATCGACGAAGGCCGCCTCCGGGCGGCCTTCTTTTTTGTCGAAAAAGCTCTACGGTAACGTCCGATTCTGCTTTCTCGAGGACGTTGATATGCGCGCGCTTCTGTTCTGCCTGGCCGGTCTGGCGATGGCTTTGCCGGATTTCGCCTTCGCTCAAACGAAGCCCCCGGCCAAATCCGCGTCCAACGCCAACGAGGTCAGGTACTTCACGGCGATCGACGGGTTGATGGACGGCAATGCCGACGTCGTTCTCAAGGAAACCCGCATGGGCAAGACCGTCACCGCGGCGGTGCTCGACGTCTGCTATCCCGTCGCCAAGGGCTCCGACCGCAAGGACCGCTTCGTCGCCAACCTCGCGATCAACGGACAGACCCTGAGCGGCACCACGCAGAGCATTGCCGACAAGTTGCCGGTCACGGTGAAACTGCTGCGCAAGCCGACCGGCGACACCTTCGAATTCAAGGGACAAATCAGCGTCGGCCAGAGCGTGACGGAGGTCGCCTCGACCGAAAATTCCGATCTCAGCGAAAAGGAATTCCAGGAGAACCAGACCAGCGACGACGGCATCACGGCCAGCCCCAAGGATTTTTCCGAAGTGTCGCCGGAATCGGTCGGCGTGCGGGTGAAGCTCGACGCAGCGCTGGATTTCCTGAAGAGCCTGAAGGGACAGGATCTCGAGGTTTCCCTGAGCAGCCTGAGCGTGTCCTGCGATGCGCTGCGCGCCGGCCAGCAGACCATCAATATCAATATCGATCCGGAACGATCGGCCGCGCTGATCGCGAAAGCCAAGGCGTCGCCGGGCGTGGTTGCCGCCGGCTGGACCAGCGGCGTGGTGGAGATGGATCGCACCATCCGTTTTTCCGCCGCCGACTGGCGCGACGGCGACAAGCTCAACCGCGACAAGCTCGCGGCGGCAATCTCCGGCGTGCTGGCAAGGACACTGGCGGCGAAACCGTCGTCGTCGGCATGGGACGCCAACACCGGAAAACTGAAACTGACCTTGAAGCGCCCGAGCCAGATTTTCCCGGCGCTCGGCCTCACCGAGACGGTCGAGGTCACCGCCCTGGTGTCGCCGGACAAGCCCGGCGCGACCGACCGGCTGATGCTGTGGATCGGCAGCCCCGCCATTTCGACGGCGGACGAAACCTCGGGTCCCAAGCTCAATCTGGCTGACGAGTCCAGCCTCGACGAGGAAGCCGAGCAAAAGGACGACAACGGCTCGGTCGACGCGCTGGCCAGGGAATTCAAGGCCCAGCGCTGGGACGGCGACAAGAACGCCTGGAAATAGCCCCGGTTCTCCCGGGGACGCTTTCCGGCAACAGATCTCAGTTGGTATTGATGCGGAAGCGTAGCGTTTTGCTTCCGATGAGGGACACGGAATCGCCCTGACGCTTCCAGGTCGCGGCTTCGCCGAGGGCGGCGACCAGTTCGTCATCGGCCTGCGCCCGCGCCGGGGGACAGGAACGATCCTCCAGCGGCCCGGCGACGAAGATCACGGTATTGCCCGCCACCGAAAACTGGCCCTTGCCGCCCTTGCACCACAGCTCGAGGATCACTTCGCCGGCGTCGCCGATATCCAGCGTCGGCAGCCGCTTCGATCCGGGCTGACGCGCCACGTCGAGCGTCATTTCGAGCCCGAACGGAAAGCCCTCATCGGCGCGCGCCGGCGCGGCGTTCAGTGCGACCACGGCCAGCACCAATGCTGCGGCCCGCGGCAAAACCTTTGGCGATGAAATCATGAAGCCTCTCGCAATATTGCTGCCCTGATGGCCGCGCCGTTCTAAAGAATGCACGCGACATTGACCAGATCGGGCACGCCGGCGCGCGACGCCAAAATCCGCTCACAAGCTCGCGAAGTCAGAAGGTCTCCCGCCCCTCGTCGCGGCGGCCATGCTAGGGTCGCCCGGAAGGCAGCGACAAGCTGCCGCAGGCTCCGAAACCTGTTACTCCTCGATTCTTCCATTTTTTCAGGCCTTTGAGGCCATCCCCTGGAGACGTTGACCTGTGAACAATATCCGCTCGACGCTCGCGACCGTATGGCGGATCGCTGCCCCCTATTTCCGTTCCGAAGACAAATGGGCAGGCCGCGCGCTGCTCGCGGCGGTGATCGCAACCGAGCTTGCCATCGTCGGCATCACGGTCCTGCTCAATCAATGGAACAGCCGCTTCTACAACGCGCTGCAGGAGCGCAACTGGGACACCTTCGTCTCCGAGATCATCTATTTCAGCGTTCTGGCCGCTATCTACACGATCATCGCGGTCTACCAGCTCTATCTCAATCAATGGCTGCAGATCCGCTGGCGGCAATGGATGACCAAGCAATATCTCGGCGAGTGGCTGCATCAGGCCAACCACTACCGGATGCAGCTTCAGGGCGACGCCGCCGATAACCCCGACCAGCGCATGACCGACGACGTCAAGCTGTTCGTCGACCGGACGCTCAACATCGGGGTCGGCCTCTTGAGCTCGATCGTCACGCTGGCGTCGTTTGTCACCATCCTGTGGGGGCTGTCCAACGCCGCGCCGCTGCACCTGTTCGGAGCGGATTTCGCGATCCCCGGCTACCTGGTCTGGGGCGCGCTGATCTATGCGGTTCTCGGCACCGTCCTGACCCATCTGATCGGCTGGCCGCTGGTCGGTATCGATTTCCGGCAGCAGCGGTTCGAGGCGGATTTCCGTTTCAATCTGGTGCGGGTCCGGGAAAACTCCGAACAAATCGCGCTGTTGCGCGGCGAGGACGCCGAGCGCGAACGCCTGCTGGTTCGCTTTGGACGCGTGGTCGAAAACTGGCTCGCCATCATGAGCCGCACCAAGAAGCTGACGGCGTTCACCGCCAGCTATTCGCAGGCTTCGGTGATCTTTCCCTACATCCTGGTCGCGCCGGCCTACTTCGCGCAAAAGATCCAGCTCGGCGGCATGATGCAGACCGCATCGGCGTTTTCCAGCGTTCAGGGCGCGCTGTCGTTCTTCATCAACGTCTACCGCCAACTGGCGGAGTGGCAGGCGGTGCTGAACCGCCTCGACGGGTTCGAGGCGGGAATTGCGGCGGCGAGCGCGCTGGCAACCCGCGACGAACGGATTCACGTCGTCGAGGCAGCTGGCGGCGGCGCCATCGACCTCAGGGAATTGACGGTCCGTCTGCCGAACGGAACGCCGCTGGTCAGTGCCGACGGATTTAGTTTGCGCAAGGACGAGCGCACGCTGGTCACCGGTCCGTCCGGCTCGGGCAAGTCGACGCTATTCCGTGCGATTGCCGGCATCTGGCCGTTCGGGGCGGGCTCCATCGCCGTTCCGGCGAAGGCGACGCTGATGATGCTGCCGCAGCGGCCGTATTTCCCGGTCGGATCGCTGCGCGGGGCGGTCGAGTACCCCGGCAAAGAGGGGACGTTTAGCGCCGGCCAGATCGGCAGCGCCCTTGACGCAGTGGGATTGCCCGGGCTCGCCTCGCAACTCGACGAGCACGCTCACTGGAACCGGATGCTGTCGCTCGGCGAGCAACAGCGCCTCGGGCTTGCACGCGCGCTGCTGCATGCGCCGCAATACCTGTTCCTCGACGAGGCAACGGCATCGCTCGACGAACCTTCCGAGGCCGCGCTGTATCAGCTGCTCCGGGACAAATTGCCGGCCACCACCATCATTTCGATCGGCCACCGCTCGACGCTCGATGCCTTCCACCAGCGCAACGTCGTGCTTACCCGCGACGGCGACCGGTTTGCGCTGCAGAGCGGCGGCGAGAATACCAGGCCGTAATGGCCAAGCGCGTCATAACCGGCGCCGCGCACGCGGCCCGGTGACATGC
The sequence above is drawn from the Bradyrhizobium sediminis genome and encodes:
- a CDS encoding META domain-containing protein, whose protein sequence is MISSPKVLPRAAALVLAVVALNAAPARADEGFPFGLEMTLDVARQPGSKRLPTLDIGDAGEVILELWCKGGKGQFSVAGNTVIFVAGPLEDRSCPPARAQADDELVAALGEAATWKRQGDSVSLIGSKTLRFRINTN
- a CDS encoding ABC transporter ATP-binding protein/permease, with translation MNNIRSTLATVWRIAAPYFRSEDKWAGRALLAAVIATELAIVGITVLLNQWNSRFYNALQERNWDTFVSEIIYFSVLAAIYTIIAVYQLYLNQWLQIRWRQWMTKQYLGEWLHQANHYRMQLQGDAADNPDQRMTDDVKLFVDRTLNIGVGLLSSIVTLASFVTILWGLSNAAPLHLFGADFAIPGYLVWGALIYAVLGTVLTHLIGWPLVGIDFRQQRFEADFRFNLVRVRENSEQIALLRGEDAERERLLVRFGRVVENWLAIMSRTKKLTAFTASYSQASVIFPYILVAPAYFAQKIQLGGMMQTASAFSSVQGALSFFINVYRQLAEWQAVLNRLDGFEAGIAAASALATRDERIHVVEAAGGGAIDLRELTVRLPNGTPLVSADGFSLRKDERTLVTGPSGSGKSTLFRAIAGIWPFGAGSIAVPAKATLMMLPQRPYFPVGSLRGAVEYPGKEGTFSAGQIGSALDAVGLPGLASQLDEHAHWNRMLSLGEQQRLGLARALLHAPQYLFLDEATASLDEPSEAALYQLLRDKLPATTIISIGHRSTLDAFHQRNVVLTRDGDRFALQSGGENTRP